Part of the Haloarcula sp. H-GB4 genome is shown below.
CTTGGAGTCAATACCCACGGAGCTCGACCTATGTAGAGTGTAAAAACAGCGGACTGCGTCAAACCCACTCCCATTATTATCGAGCTAACAGCGGAAGTGGTGGGGTGGGTGTGTCGCTCTGTTACTGAACTCCCATTCCCTGTCCACTCATAGTTAATCCGGTCCCGCTCCTCAAAGAACGCACCATCCGGCCACCGTCCTAACAGCGGAAGCAGTGGGGTGGGTGTGTCGTAGGGTAGCCACTCCATTTCCACTCTAACAGCGGAAGTAGTGGGGTGGGGGTGTAGCAGGGCAGCTATTCCAGTTCTCAGCTAACAGCGGAAGTGGCGGGGTAGATCATTTATATACTCAACCGAACAGCGGAAGCAGCGGAACCAAAGGTTAAGACAGTTCGTGTTACAACTACATGCAAATGAGCGATATTACGTTCTCGCCGACATCCACAATATTCGAACGACGCGAGGCATTACTTGAAGAGTGGACCCCTGAGGAGCTTGTCGGACGTGACGAGGAGCTCCAGAAGTATCACGCTGCGCTCCAGCCAGTCATCAACAACGAAACTCCGTCAAACATCTTTCTGTACGGGAAAAGCGGAGTCGGGAAGACGGCTGCCACTCGATACCTTCTCTCCGCTCTAGAACGTGATGCAGCAGATGTCGACGGACTGGACCTCAGTACGGTCGAAGTCAACTGCGATGGACTCAATTCGAGCTATCAGGCCGCGGTCGCAATCGTCAACACACTCCGTGATCCAGCGAATCAAATCTCAAATACCGGGTATCCACAGGCTTCAGTGTATCAATTCCTCTTCGATGCACTTGATGATCTGGGCGGAACGGTACTTATCGTCCTCGACGAAGTCGATCACATTGAGGACGATTCGCTACTGTACAAACTTCCCCGTGCCAGATCGAATGGTGACATCTCCGAAGCGAAACTTGGTGTCATCGGTATCTCAAACGATCTCGATTTCCGCAACCAGTTGTCCTCGAAAGTCCGGTCGAGTCTCTGTGAAAAGGAAGTGTCGTTCTCGGCCTACAACGCCAATGAGCTACAGCTCGTTCTGAAACAACGTGAGGCCGTCGCCTTTCAGGATGATGTCCTCGATGACGGCGTCATAGAAATGTGTGCTGCGTACGGTGCGAAGGACTCCGGCGACGCCCGCCAGGCGCTGGACCTCCTCCTTGAGGCCGGTGACCTTGCCCGGGAGTATGATGATGAGCTCGTAACTGAACACCACGTACGCGAAGCCCGGCAACGGCTTCAAACTGACCAGGTCGTCGAAGGGATCCGCAACTACTCTGATCACGGCCAGCTCGTTCTCTATGCACTCACTGGACTCGCCGAAGAAGATGACACACCGGCCCGGACACGAGATATCCTGGGTGCGTATCAGGAGTTAGCACGTGAGGAGGGTCTGGACCCGGTTTCAGAGCGTTCGGTCCGCGACTATCTCGGCGAACTCACACAACTCGGAATTGTGTCCTCAACGGAATACAACCGAGGGAAAGGCGGTGGCAAGTACAAGGAATTCGACTTAGAGCAATCCATCAGTTCGATCAAAACGGGGCTGTCAGAACTCCTGAAAAAAAGCCCGTAACCCCACCGGTTCCGCTGTTAGCTACCCCACTGGTTCCGCTGTTAGACGGAGCGCAGGAGTATACTATCCATATTGACGTAATTCCTGACAGCTGGTAACACGCCACCGAGAGCTAACAAATATAGGGCCTATCTGATACCGATGGCGTGCTCTGACCTTCGCCATCGCTGGCCAGTCCCGCGCCGACGTGTTTTATCGAACCGCTCCATACAATGCGTATGCGAGAACCCGTTCGGCGATATGGGGATGAGCCCTGGCGTCACCGGAAACGCGATGCGGCTGTCACGGATCAAGCCTGACCGGCAAGTCGACGCCTGACGTTTCGTTACCCTGTCACTCTCGTACATACTATTCTGAGACCTTCTCGACACCAGAGCTGTGTGACCGCAGTCTATACGGGATTTCAGGCGCGGTTTTCGGGCCGATGTGGCTCCGATGGTGTAGCGAATCACAGGACGACGACAACAATGCCAGCGGCGGCGACGGCCCCAAGAGCGACCGTTACTCGCTGGCCCAGTTCGACCGTCCCCAGTAGCCACGCGAGGCCGGCCTTCGTGAGCGTATTCGCGATAGCGCCGATGACGATACCGGTAGTCGCAACTGTGGCAGAGATATCACCGTCCGCTTCGAGTGTGCTCAGCGTAAGCGTGATTGCATCGACGTCAGCGAGCCCCGAGAGAAACGCAGTTGCATAGATCCCCGAATCGCCGAACCAGGTATTTGCGGACTCGGACACTAGGAGCACAATCGCGAAGACAGCGCCGAAAAACAGTGCCGGTCGGAGACGAAACGGGTTCTTGAGATCGCTTTCGACCGCCGACTCTGTGGTCGATTGCCAGTAGACGATGCCGGCGATACACACGCCGACACCAGTCATCACTCCGAGCGGCACAGCGACCTGTGGAAGGAGTGCCGGGTTCACGACAGCGACCTCAAGAAGTGCGCGCGGAAACATGACGATAGATGCGACAACAATCGAAAACGAGCCGATCCTGTAGAGATCGGGAGTTTCACTGATTCGCTCGGCCACGGAGACCGTCGTCGCGGTTGAAGAAACGAATCCGCCAAGGATTCCCGTGAGGGCGATTCCCCACTTGGCTCCGACAGCCCGGCTCAAAATGTAGGCAACGAAGCTCAGCCCGGTGACGAAGCCGACCATTACCCAGATGAACCGTGGATTGAGACCGTACAGGATATCGAGTTCACGATCAGGCAGGATCGGCAGCACGACCAATACGACGAGGATGAATTTGAGGGAAGCACGGCGCTCCCGTTCGTCAATCTGGTCGACGAACCTGTGGATCGTCGGCTTTGCTGACAAAAGGACAGTGACAAGTCCGCCGAGAATGATCGCGAAGAGCGTCCCTCGTTCGGAGGACACTGCTAACGCGCCTAGGAGGACAGTGAGCAACGCAGCGGTCACCGTTGTGAGTCCGATATCCCCTTCGGTCAGAACTTTCCCGCCATACGCGACGGTTAGAGGGATCGCAATAGCGAGGACTGTGACGGGGAAGAGAGCAGGAAAGAACGCCTGCACGGTTGCGCCGACGAGGGCAAACAGCGGAAATGTCCGGCTGCCCGCAAACGTTCCTCCAGATTTCGCCTGTTCCCGTTCCAGTCCGATGAGAGCGCCAATACCGAATGCAACGAGGAGACGAAGAAGGAGTGAGTCGATGATCTCTACCATTCTCTATAGTTCAATCCTCCAAGGTGTCAAACTTCGGGTGTGAGGGCCGAATCAATTGTCTGCTGTGGTTGCTACGGGACCGTGCTCGGTTTGAGTTGTTTGGAGGTCGGACTGCTGTCTGTTCCTCTGGGGAACCGGTGTGTCTGGGAGTCATGACTCGATATCGACGAGATAGACGAGGAGAAAGCCGGCTGCGACGGCAACTGCAGGAATCTCGTACGGGCGCTCGTGGAATGTCAGAACCGCTGCGGCCACGATGAGCGCGCCGGCGATCACCGCGTATCCAAGCTTTTGCTCACCCGTTCCGCGACCTTCGACAGGGTCTGTCCGGACGACCAGTTCGCCCCGCTCAAGCCGGGCCAACGTTCTATCGACACGGGACGGGACCCGTGCCAGTGCGGGGAGCGACCGGCGAATATCTGCCCGCGTTTCCTCGATGAGTGCGTCGAGTTCGCTCTCGATGAGCCCCTGGTCGACGAGGAATGAACGCACAGCGGTGAGAAAGTCAAACTCCGGATCAAGCTGCCGACAGACACCCTCACCGACGGTCCCAACCCGGATGAGTAACATTACGTCCGGCGGAATTCGAAATGGGAACGCACGGAGGTTCGTCGTCAATTCCGTAATGATCATCCGCCAGGTAATCTCTGAGCGGCCTTCGAGGTTCTCGATGACGAGTTCAAGCACCCGACCGACCTCGGCACGGTTGACGTGTGGCTCGAGGACATCGAGCGCGACGAGCGCGTCTACCAAGTCGTCCACGTCACGACGGACGAGTGCCCGATAGAGCGCGATAATATCTTCCTGAACCGTGGGTGGAAGGCGTTCGCTCATACCGAAATCGAAGAGCAACAGCCGGCCGTCGTCCGTGACGGCGAGGTTACCCGGATGGGGATCAGCGTGGAACACACCGTCGATGAGCCCCATCTCTAGATACACATTGATCACCCGTGTCGCCATCTCGTGTGGCGTCATGTCGATACCGTCGAAGGCGTCGCTGTCGGTTATCTTCTGTCCGGTCAGATACTCCATCGCCAGCACCCGTTCCGAGCACAGGTCTTCATAGACGGCAGGGATGACGACTCGCTCATCGCCGTCGAAATTCTCCCTGATATCAGCCATGACCGTCGCTTCGCGATCAAAATCCAGTTCGTCCAGGATTATGTCCTCAAAATCGTCAGCCGCGTTTTCGATCGAATACTGCTGGCGCTCGGTAGCGAAGGGGCGAATCAGTGGAACCAGTCCCCGGACGACTCGAAGGTCACGCGTAATCACGGGCTTCAATTCAGGACGCCGCACCTTCAGCGCGATTCGCTCACCTCGGTAGGCAGCGGTATAGACGTACGCGAGCGACCCGCCAGCGACCGGCTCGAGTGTCGACTGATCGAGTTCGTCGCCAAGCTCTTCGGCAATGACGTGCTTTGGATCTCCCCCCGCGCCTTCGGGAACCTCGTCTTGAAGGGTTCCGAAAACGTTGGCATAGACCGGCGGGACGATATCGGGGCGGGTCGAGAGTACCTGCCCAACTTTGATGAATGCCGGCCCGAGTTCGAGCATTGTGTCCCGGATCTCCTCGGCCCGTTGTCGATGGTTCTCGTCCGGGACCTGCCGTCGTGAGCCAAATAGGATGAACCGCCGCCGATCGCGGAGAAATGCCAGCGCGAAGGGTAGAAACCGGATGAAAACGACTAGATATCGGCGAAACAACCCACTCATTCTATCGGAGTGAATAACGGTCGAGTGGCGTCAATTGACAGTACATACCCTGCTTTCGATCAAGCGGCATATATAGGTGGAGGAAAATTACGGCCCCTCGTATAACCAGTCTCTTGATGTTGGATTGGCTGCTGATTTACTGGAATATCTCCGAACCTGATGGGACAGTCGAACAAGGAGATAACGAGCCGGAAGCAATAATTCCCATGCATCGAATGTCTCTCGATAGGAGCGATCAGAGAGACCGATAGACCGGCATAGAGCGTCTCTGATTTCGTCTTATAATCCTTGGGATGGAATCCACCGTGTGGTAAACGGTGCGACTTCCTGCAGGGGGGTACCAGCTACATAGTCATCCAGTAAATGTCTGGATTGATAACTTCTCGCTCCCAGTGTTGAACCAGTACCGTAGCCGATGATATGCGTTCTGCCTGATTCCGTACTGTTAGGAAACTCACATAGATTTAATACATTTCGGTGACAGTTCTGAATTATGGTTGCTCAATCGACACAACGACAAGACTCGTTTTTTACGCTCCCATCGCATCCGGTGGGGTACCTCGCAATCGTAGCTACGCTTACCACTGCTGGTATCCACTTACTGCTTGGTCCACGTGTCATGGGATTCAGCCAGACATTAGGGTCGCTGTTCATCCTGAATGGGCTTGGATTTCTTGGAGGGATCTTCCTGTATAGTAGCCGATACTGGCGACCAGAACTGTTTCTTGTCGCTGCGGGATATGCCATTGCCACTATTCTCGCACTGTTTGCATTTCAGGGTTTCAGCCTTGACGCGTTCTATATGCAGGGGAACCTGAATCCGCTGGCTGTCGTCTCAAAGGCAGCTGAGGCTATCCTCGCCCTCTGTACCATCTACTTATACGGCTCTGCTGAAACCCTTAACAGGTGACAATTCCTGACCCGATTATAGTGAATACAGCAAACACAGACATTATTATGATTGGAGTTTGATTTGTCAAGCACAAATGCTAAACAGACTGGGGGAAGCAATAAAGCAGATTCGGATTGTCAAGGAAGATATAGACGACCCTGAACTGAATAAAGAACTGGAACACGCTCTGGAACCGCTTAACAACGTGGTGGAGATCGTTGAAGACGACGATTGATTCATATTGTTGACTGGTTCTTCTTAGAAAGCTCTGTATTATATGCAGTAGCTACCTCACGGCTGTTTCAGCGTCAGAAGTGTCGAAACTAGGGTTCCAACAGAGCCACTTATACAGAACATCCGCTCCGTGAGACGACTATTTTGGCTGTGCATAGAGATCTACGACGGAGGGTGGTTCAACGACACACTGGGTACCGCACGGCAACCAGCGAATTTGTGAATCAGTTCCAACCCATAGATTGGTTCAGATCTTGAGTACCGTTTGTCGTCCTCAATCGAGTGACATTGTGGCCTCACCGATTCGAGGTGACGCGTACGTAGCATATGGGAATCATGTCAACCACCGTCGACGCCGAGAGTAACAGAAATAAGTGCCGGAGACTGGTCCGGACAGGTATGGAGATTGTGGAACTCCCCCCGAAGGAGGCTGCTGTCCGTCGCTTTATCAAGGAGCTCTGGCTCCCGTACTACCGCGAACTCGAAGCAACTGTCGATACGTTCTCACTCGCCGACGATGTCGACCTCGTCGCAGCGGAACTCCCGTTCCGCGTCGACCGCCTCGATTCGGCGGAATATCGGACATGGATCGCCATCGATGGATTCACCGACGGGACTCCGCTTGCCGATACCGATGGCGAGTTTGCCGGGTATATCGCGGCCGAAATAGATGAAGCGCCGAGTGTTTTTGACCGCCCCGACCGAATGTTCATCTGTGACATCTACGTTGGCGAACCATATCGCGGCACGGGACTAGCAGACGACCTGTTTGACCGTCCAAGAGACTGGGCACACGACGCCGGGTGTGAGGAGTTCAGTCTCGACCCGCACGTAGACAACGACCGAGCCAACGCCTTCTACGAGAAGCTCGGTTTCGAGCGGACAAAGTATCACATGGTAGCCAGCGTAGAAGACCGGAGAGATCACGAGTGAGGGCAGCGCGCCGGAAACAACCACACAGGACCTGCTCTAAACATCGCTGTCTCGAGAAGAGGTGTAGGCCCCGACACAGCGCCAGTCGCTTCCCCTCAGACCCGGCCGTTGATCGCGTCCGCAACGCGCTGGTAGTCGAACAGGCGCTCCGCTTCGGGCAGGGGTTCCCCGAGGCCATTCCACGCGCCGAACTGGTCGGGATACAGTTGCTTTGCGGCGGCCTCCGTCTGGAAGAGGTTGATGATTGGGCCCTGATACTCGGTGCCGCCGCGGTAGAGTCGGTCCTCGTCGACGGCGGTTAGCTGGCTTCCGACCGGGTCGTCACGCAACTGCTCGACGCCGGACTCGAAGGTGACCTCCCCAACCGGTTCCATCGACACCGAGTAAGAACTGCTCGCGGTCGCCGCGTCCCCGGTCGTAGTCCCCTGCCCATCGGTGACTGTCGCCGTGCCATCGTTCTCTGCTGGCGTATCTCCAGTTGCGGACGCCGCCTCTTCGGCCCCGGACTGGCAACCAGCTACCCCCAGCGTCCCAACAGCACCGACGCTCGTTCGCAGGATGCGACGCCTCGTCACCGATGTCGCCTCGCTGTCATTCATAAAATTTTAGGCAGGCCTAAATATAATAAGCGTTGTGCTTCGGACACGCCGGAGTAACGACAGTCGGCGGAGGATGCTGTGGTTCTGCACAGCAGGGCAGACTAATTTCAGTTGGAGACACATTCCAATAGGCTTTTATTGTTTTAGGCAAGCCTAAAAATATGCGACGACGAACCTATCTCGCAAGTGGAACAGTAATCGCAAGTGGTCTGCTGGCAGGCTGTCGTAGTGGGAGCAGTGAGAGTGAGTCAACGCCCGAAGCGGCCGACTCTTACACTGTCTCGATGGAACCTATGGGGCCCGTAACCTTCGATGGGCCTCCCGAAGATTGGGTGGCACTGCTCCCGAGCTACGCCGACATGGGAATGGCCCTTGACGCAGGCCAGACGCTCGGAATACAGTTGCCATACCGGTATGCCACCGAGTTTTACGAAGAACTTCCCGGTGTCGAGTACGACCCCGATGCGGTGACGACACTCAATCAGGACGGTGTCGACAAGGAGCGGTTCTACCAGATGGATGCTGACGTCCACTTCATGGAACCAAACCAGCTACGCAACTGGTACGACTGGGACGAGCGGGACATTCAGGAAGTCAAAGAGAACATCGGTCCCTTCTTCGGGAACTTCATCCGGCGGCGGAGCGACGACTGGCACGACTACCCATACTACTCGCTGTATGAGGCCTTCGAGAAGATTGCACAGGTCTTCGACCGCGAGCAGCGCTACCAGCAGTTCGCGTCGTTCCACGAGGAGTTCCTGACGAACCTCCAGGAGCGACTGCCCGAAACGACTCCAGAAGCGGCACTGCTCTACCCCGCAGACGAGACACCGGAGACGTTCTACCCCTACCAGCTCTACGACGGTGGTGTCGGAAAGAAACACTGGCGTGATCTACGGCTCCGGGACGCTTTCGAGGGGACCGACGTCGGACACTATTCGGGCAACACGAGTCTCAAAGTGGATTTCGAGACGCTGCTGGATATTGACCCGGATGTCCTGCTGGTCCGCGGGCAGGTCGAAAAGGATCAGGCGACTTTCGAGGAGACTATCGTTGAGTCGCTACGGAACAACCCTGTCGCCAGTGAACTGAGCGCCGTCCAGAATGACGCGGTCTACCGTGGTGGCTATCTCGATCAGGGGCCGATCATCAATCTCTTTCAGACAGAAGTCGCGGCCCAGCGGATTTACTCCGACGAATTTTCCGATGAGACATTGTTCGACCGGCAACGGGTGGCGGACATAATCAACGGCGATAGCTGACTGCCTGCGGTGACGGCCTGCTACGAAATCAGTGCCATCGATGGCGACTGCAGCGAGAGCGTCCCCAAGTCAGAAATCTTCGCTCATCAGTACTGTTGAACTTCTAGGCCCTGAACGCGGTCAAAGCGCCTGCCACGCGTAACGATCCGCGCGCCATTGTGGCGACACACCCCTGCGATGAGTGTCTCACCGAGGTTGACGCGCTCGCCGGCGATGATGAGCAAACTCCACGCGGGGACCCCCTTCTCGTTCCGGAACGAGAACGGCTGTGGCAGGGCACCCGCATTCGCTACCTTGTGTGCGAGTCGTGCTGTGCCGAACAGCGTGGCGTTAATCGCCGACGTCGTCGAAAACAGCGCGCCAACCGCGACGAGAACGAAAGCTGCCTGTTGAATCAGCGAATCGGTAAAGAGCCTGCTCGCCGCAACAGCGAGCACGGTCTCGTTGAACTGGAGTATCCCTCGGGCGATAAGATTGTCGTCGTCACGAACGCGACGTGGACGTAGATAATTGTCGATATGGCTATCGAAGGGTAAATTCTCGCCTTCATAGTTTTGATACCACTTTGATGTCGGTGTATTCGTAGGAGAGTAACTGGAAACCCCCAAAAGAGACGAAAATGGCTCCGATTCCTACGATCGGTGTGAGCAACCCCTGGAGAGATCTCGATCAGTTCCAGATATGACTCCAGCTACGTGTCAACGGCGTCGGGAACGAAATCACGCAGAAACGCTCACTCCTCCACGCTCAACGATTTCTCTGGACGGCAGCGTCCCCGTAGCTTGGTCCTACCGGTTTAATCTGAGGCACGCCGGAGACAGCCTGACGCATAATGTTACCGGCTACGAGCGTATTGGAGTTAACCGCCGAGTAACTAAACAGATAGTTGACGATACGGCGGATAAGCATGCCGATGCTCGAGACGGAACGTAGCCCCGCCCTCACTTTTCGGAGCGCTCTCGAGTCCTGGGGAATGCCGGCATTCTACGTCGTGTTCATAGCGCTGGCGGTCATCCCACCTCTGATTTACCTCCGACAGCCGCTGTTGCACGACGAGATGACCTATCTCGTCATCGGCCGTGAGATAGCCTCCGGAGGGACGCTCTACGCTGGTATCGCGGACCACAAGACCCCAGCCATATACTACCTGACAGCACTGCTCTGGGAGACGGTTCCTGAACCGTACCTCGCCGGACGGATACTCGTCTACGCGGTCCACGCGACGACAGCACTGCTCGTCTTCCGTCTCGGTTCGCTGTGGGGACGCCCGGTCGCGGCCGTCGGCTCTCTCGCGTACCTGTTCGGGGTGTACGCGCCGGTATTCGACGGGTTCATCGTCATGACTGAGCCGTTCGCCGCACTGTTCTTGACCGTAGCGGTGCTGTGGTTGTTCGCCGAGCGGCGCATGACCGACCTCCTCGTTGGGCTGTCACTTGCGTTTGGGGTGCTGTTCAACCAGACCGTTCTCCTGTTTGGGCTGGTCATCATCAGCTGGTCGCTCACCTGCCTCTACGCTGGCGAGACCGACCTGCGGACCGTCGCGGGCCGCTACAGCCGAGTCGGGGCGGCCTTCCTCACGCCGCTCGGGCTCGTGGCGCTGTTCATGGCGAGCCGGGGAACTCTTGATGCGACGCTCTGGTACACCTTCGTTCTGCCCCTTAACCACTACAACCCGCCGTATTTCCTCGACGGGCAGTTGCTGAGCG
Proteins encoded:
- a CDS encoding MgtC/SapB family protein, giving the protein MVEIIDSLLLRLLVAFGIGALIGLEREQAKSGGTFAGSRTFPLFALVGATVQAFFPALFPVTVLAIAIPLTVAYGGKVLTEGDIGLTTVTAALLTVLLGALAVSSERGTLFAIILGGLVTVLLSAKPTIHRFVDQIDERERRASLKFILVVLVVLPILPDRELDILYGLNPRFIWVMVGFVTGLSFVAYILSRAVGAKWGIALTGILGGFVSSTATTVSVAERISETPDLYRIGSFSIVVASIVMFPRALLEVAVVNPALLPQVAVPLGVMTGVGVCIAGIVYWQSTTESAVESDLKNPFRLRPALFFGAVFAIVLLVSESANTWFGDSGIYATAFLSGLADVDAITLTLSTLEADGDISATVATTGIVIGAIANTLTKAGLAWLLGTVELGQRVTVALGAVAAAGIVVVVL
- a CDS encoding ABC transporter substrate-binding protein; the encoded protein is MRRRTYLASGTVIASGLLAGCRSGSSESESTPEAADSYTVSMEPMGPVTFDGPPEDWVALLPSYADMGMALDAGQTLGIQLPYRYATEFYEELPGVEYDPDAVTTLNQDGVDKERFYQMDADVHFMEPNQLRNWYDWDERDIQEVKENIGPFFGNFIRRRSDDWHDYPYYSLYEAFEKIAQVFDREQRYQQFASFHEEFLTNLQERLPETTPEAALLYPADETPETFYPYQLYDGGVGKKHWRDLRLRDAFEGTDVGHYSGNTSLKVDFETLLDIDPDVLLVRGQVEKDQATFEETIVESLRNNPVASELSAVQNDAVYRGGYLDQGPIINLFQTEVAAQRIYSDEFSDETLFDRQRVADIINGDS
- a CDS encoding AarF/ABC1/UbiB kinase family protein, which gives rise to MSGLFRRYLVVFIRFLPFALAFLRDRRRFILFGSRRQVPDENHRQRAEEIRDTMLELGPAFIKVGQVLSTRPDIVPPVYANVFGTLQDEVPEGAGGDPKHVIAEELGDELDQSTLEPVAGGSLAYVYTAAYRGERIALKVRRPELKPVITRDLRVVRGLVPLIRPFATERQQYSIENAADDFEDIILDELDFDREATVMADIRENFDGDERVVIPAVYEDLCSERVLAMEYLTGQKITDSDAFDGIDMTPHEMATRVINVYLEMGLIDGVFHADPHPGNLAVTDDGRLLLFDFGMSERLPPTVQEDIIALYRALVRRDVDDLVDALVALDVLEPHVNRAEVGRVLELVIENLEGRSEITWRMIITELTTNLRAFPFRIPPDVMLLIRVGTVGEGVCRQLDPEFDFLTAVRSFLVDQGLIESELDALIEETRADIRRSLPALARVPSRVDRTLARLERGELVVRTDPVEGRGTGEQKLGYAVIAGALIVAAAVLTFHERPYEIPAVAVAAGFLLVYLVDIES
- a CDS encoding GNAT family N-acetyltransferase, giving the protein MEIVELPPKEAAVRRFIKELWLPYYRELEATVDTFSLADDVDLVAAELPFRVDRLDSAEYRTWIAIDGFTDGTPLADTDGEFAGYIAAEIDEAPSVFDRPDRMFICDIYVGEPYRGTGLADDLFDRPRDWAHDAGCEEFSLDPHVDNDRANAFYEKLGFERTKYHMVASVEDRRDHE
- a CDS encoding orc1/cdc6 family replication initiation protein: MSDITFSPTSTIFERREALLEEWTPEELVGRDEELQKYHAALQPVINNETPSNIFLYGKSGVGKTAATRYLLSALERDAADVDGLDLSTVEVNCDGLNSSYQAAVAIVNTLRDPANQISNTGYPQASVYQFLFDALDDLGGTVLIVLDEVDHIEDDSLLYKLPRARSNGDISEAKLGVIGISNDLDFRNQLSSKVRSSLCEKEVSFSAYNANELQLVLKQREAVAFQDDVLDDGVIEMCAAYGAKDSGDARQALDLLLEAGDLAREYDDELVTEHHVREARQRLQTDQVVEGIRNYSDHGQLVLYALTGLAEEDDTPARTRDILGAYQELAREEGLDPVSERSVRDYLGELTQLGIVSSTEYNRGKGGGKYKEFDLEQSISSIKTGLSELLKKSP